Within Capra hircus breed San Clemente chromosome 7, ASM170441v1, whole genome shotgun sequence, the genomic segment CCCTCTGCTCCCAACATCCAGACACTGGTTGTGTGTCTGCTCATGGATTTGGGGAAAGGCCTTGCCACCCTGACACCTCTCTCTGGGTCCTGACCTACCCCAGACAGCCCAGCACCCCTGCCCATTTTGCAGAGGGGGAGACTGTGGTTCAGAGGGGTAGTGAGAGGTGTGGGCTTGCCCCATGGCTCCTCCgtccttctcctgcccctccctAGACAGCTCTCATGTCTACCTTTAGGAAACAGAGGGTCCAGCCCCAGAGAAGGAAGGGTGAGGGTCACTTAGGAGCCCCGTGGCCCCCCAGCCCACTCCCTGCCAGATGCTGCCTTGGGCCAGCCTTTGCACACTGGGTGGGTTTTGTCAAACAGAAGTGAGACCAGTGGCTGTACTCTCTCAGGGTGATGGTGGACAGGCCCTCCCCTACTGCCTGCTGGGGAACGCTGTGCCCTGTGTTTGGTCCCTGTAGTTTAGGGTGCTGGATGAGTGcaccccttccttccctccctcctcattTGTATTCAGCACTTACTGTGTCAGGTGCTGGACTGGGCTCTGGTGTCCCCAGCTCAACTGAGATAAGGCTGGTGCCTGCACTGGTGGACcttacaaacatttaaaaaatatttattgatttatttggctgtgctggtatGTGGGacctttttagttgtggcatggaaactcttagttgtggcgtgcaggatctAGTTGTcttaccagggatggaacctaggccctctgcattgggagcagggagtcttagccactggaccaccaaggaagtccctcacaGACATTACTGATATGGCTGCAGGAATAAACGTCTGGTGACGTCAGACACTGGCAGGGAGGAAGGGGCTCAATGGAGGTGGGTGTATATCTGGCTGGAGGatcaaggagggcttccctgaggagGTGTGTGTACCACCACAGGAGACAGCAcacgcaaaggccctgaggccaggAACACCCAGCTTGGAGCATCCAGGAGGAGGCTGTGTTGTATAGTGGGGGTGGAGGTGCCATTGGGGCCAGTTTGGGGTAGTGTGGGGCCTGTGCAGGTGGCCCTGGCTGGAGAGTGACAGGAatattccctgagtcccccacccCTAACCCATATTGAAGAGGGGTGGCTGAGTTGCACCATGCTCGTGGCTCCCTGAACACCGGGTTGCCCACAGGGAAGGTGGTGTGTGAGGAACCCAACAGCCGAATGCACCACTTCGTCGGGTGCCTGGAGTGGAAGGGCAAGAAATACCCACTGGATAGTGGTAACATCCTCCTGCGAGGCTGCAAGGTCCGGAACACAGACACCTGCTATGGACTGGTCGTTTATGCCGGTACAGCTGCTCTCTGGGGCCCCAGGGCCCATCCTACCCAGGTCAGGGGTAGGGCTGGGTGGCGGAGAACCCTGAGGTCACTGGCAGGAAGTCACAAGGCCAGGCCTGGGTGCCGCATGTCTGCTGCTATGGGATGAAGGGCTCCTGGCATGGTTTCTCTGGACTCTCATTTCTGAAACTGCAGGAATGGACGTGTTGAGCCAGCACCTTTGTTTTGACTGGAGAAATGGGGGTATTTATAATAGATGGGATGATGGGTGACGGAGTAGGTGGATAGATGGAGATggagggtgggtggatggatgagtagATGTGAgagtggatggataaatggatggatggatggatggacagatggtaagtggatggatggatgaatgaatggatggtggATGAATGGTTGGTGGACAGTGAATGGattggtggatggatgaatgaagggatgggtggatggatgaatagatagatGATGGATGATGAATGGGTGGTAGATAGacggatggatgagtggatggaaaTCTTGCAGGTTTTGACACAAAGATCATGAAGAACTGTGGCAAGATCCATCTGAAGAGAACCAAGATAGACCATCTGATGAACAGACTGGTGGTCCTGGTGAGCTTCTTAGAccccctgccctgggtggggggCCATGGAGGAGGGGAACGAAAGGGCCCCACTGCACAGAAGCCCCATGGCTGTCATCTTCCAGGCTTCAGTTTCCCTCCTCTGAAGAATATGCAGCTTGATCGCCTGGTCAGGCCAGAgaattttttcttcaaatgaCGATTTGGGGCGGGGGGAAGGGGGTTATAAAACAATATTTGATTGCAACGTTTCCAAAACCCGCAGGAGATAATAAGATGCCCCCCTATCCTCCACTGATCTTTAGAAATCCTTAATTTTTTGCCTAAATcaaattttacctttttaaaaattatcgaAATAATAATTTCGCAGCTGCGAAGCTCGGCAGAAAACCTCCAAATTGCCCTCCCCCTGGACTGCCATCCCCTCCCCACCGCGACCCCCGTCCCATCCTGAAGCAGTGCTGGGGAACACCCGCTCCCCGCCCCGTGCTTGTCGGTTCACACCAAGGGTGCGCGCGTCCCTGAGGTGCCTCGCTGCCGCATGTGCCTCGCTGCCGCCTGGGCCCCCCTCACGCTgcgcccctcctcccctccacgcGCAGATCTTTGTGTCCATGGTGGTGATTTCCGCGGCCATGACCTTTGGCTTCTGGCACAAGGTGAAGGAGTTCAAGGCCAATCACCACTACGTGTCTGCCATGCACATGCACAGTGTGGCTATGGAGGCCTTCTTCATCTTCTGGAGCTTTCTCATCCTGCTCAGCGTCCTGGTGCCCATGGCCATGTTCATTATGTGAGCCCTGGGGCCTCCCAGCCCCGCCCACTGCTGAGCCGGAAGGGAAGGTGGGGGAGGGACAGCAGGCCCAAGGGCCAGGCAGTGACCCAACGTGCGAGTGCGCATGCGTGCATCAGCAGGGTCGAATTCATCTACCTGGGGAACAGCGTCTTCATCAACTGGGACGAGCACATGTACTATGAGCCCCAGGACCTGCCCGCCAAAGCGCGAAGCACCAGCCTCAACGACCTGCTGGGCCAGGTGGAGTACATCTTCTCTGACAAGACGGGCACGCTCACCCAGAACATCATGACCTTCAAGAAGTGCTGCATCAACGGAGTTGTCTACGGTGGGACCCCGCCCGCTCCCTGCTCCCCGCGTCCAGGGTCTCGCGGCAGTGGCCCGGCATCCAGCATCCCACACCAATTGATGCCCCACCACTATTGCCAAGGGGCTTCCTCTCACATGGGGTTTGGTTAGCTATTCCTatacggaaaaggcaatggcaccccactccagtactcttgcctggaaaatcccgtggacggaggagcctggtaggctgcagtccatggggttgctgggagtcagacacggctgagcgacttcactttcacttttcactttcatgcattggagaaggacatggcaacccactccagtgttcttgcctggagaatcccagggacagaggagcctggtaggaggccgtctatggggtcgcacagagtcggacatgactgaagcgacttagcagcagtagcagcagcagctattccTATAAAGAACCCACGGGTCAATATTTTTGGCCACTAAGGCCGCTGGGTCTCTGGCCCCAGAAAGCAGCTGCTGCTTTCACCCAGATTCTGgatttttaatttcacagcatTTCCACGGGTCGCACAAGATAATATTCTTCTTTTCAGGTTTCTCCCAACTCTCTAGAAATGTGAAAAACATTTATAGCCTTGCAGGTCACACAGAAACTGGTCCCGATGTGGGGGCATAGTTCACCAGTCTCTGGTCTAGTTGATAAGCAGCAGACACAGTTTAGACCAGGAGCGGACAGAGGGCCCCACTGGGTGATACTGGGCCTCATGGGCAGTCTCATGACAGACCTGGGCCCCCGCCCTTGGGCTGATGCCACCTGACAGGTCAGGTGCTGACCAGGCCCGTGGTGAGTGGCACCAACCCTGGCCGGTCTCTGATGTTTCTAGAAGTGCTACGGACCCAGGTTTTCCTGTGAAATCACCCTGTTTTTCAAAGTAGATGGTCAagtccaaattttaaaaagacaccaGGAGGAGGTCAAACCAAACATGTTCTACGGGGCTGAACCCCACTCCCCTACGCCCTCCACCCCACCGCCCTGGAGGGGGCCCCTGGGACACATGGCTGCATCCTATTCTCCAGGCAGAAGCTGAGGCTGGGGTCTTTGGCAGCTTGGGGCGCCGGGTGCAGGGCGCAGGCCTGGCTGGTCTAGCTGCAGCCGGCAGCCCCAGGAAGTCTGGCCCAGGGAGGGGGTGCTGAGGCCTAAAGCTGAATCTTTCCCCAGGCCCAGAGGAGACCCCAGGCAAGGTGAGCTCTGGCCTCCCCGGAGCCCTGGGTGGTGGGGGGAAGGGCAGTGACCCACCCAGTGCTGGCCTGTGCCCCACCCCCCGCAGGAGAACCCCTTCCTCTGGAACAAATTTGCTGATGGGAAGCTGCTGTTCTGCAATACCCAACTCCTGCAGGCCGTGTGGGCTAACCAGGACTGGAGGGTGCGCGAGTTCTGGCGCGTGCTGGCCATTTGCCACACGGTGATGGTACAGAAGAACGGTGAGTGGCCCCCCAACCCTGGGGGTGGCCAGGCCCAGGCTCCCCAGATCCTCTCCCACCATCTGCCAGGGCCTTCTCATCCTGATCAGAGAgctcccaggcccccagcccgAACCCCACCTATCCTCTGCCACCAAGGGTGTCCTGGCCGGTCATCATACAGGGAGGAGGAGGACTTGTGGACTGGGATGCAATCGCCCCTTTCTTTTATTGGACTTAGAGGTTGTGCCTGTCCAAGAAACTGTCATCCTGCAAATACATGTTGGGCACTTTCTGTATCTGTTtcctccctgtgctaaacaggtGGAGACAGGTGGGTGGTGGGTCTCCAACAAGGTCAAGCTCTCAGACCCCTCCCCGCCCTGCACCCTCCCTGGCCAGACCAGCTAGAGTACCAGGCAGCTTCCCCGGACGAGGAGGCACTAGTCACAGCGGCCCGAAATTTCGGCTATGTGTTCCTGGCACGCACGCAGGACAGCATCACCCTGATGGAGCTGGGGGAGGAGTGTGTGTACCAGGTCCTGGCCATGATGGACTTCAACAGCGTCCGCAAGCGGATGTCAGTGCTGGGTGAGTGCCCGAGgtcctgggtggggtggggggaggtaggGAGGGGAGTGTATGTGGGCAGCCAGGCCTCTTCCTCCACAGTCCGCAAGCCCGAGGGCTCCATCTACCTCTACACCAAAGGGGCTGACACAGTCATCTATGAGCGCCTGCAAAAGAAAGGCGAGACAGAATGGGCCACAGAGGAGGCCTTGGCCGTGAGTCCctgtgggaagggagggtggAGGGGCAGAGTCGAAGTCACAGGGGCAGGGGAAAAGAGTGTGCAGAGAAATGGCCTCAGGGAAGCCGTGGCCAGTTGGTCAGGTTGCACACTGTTCTGcccaacacacaaacacacactcaagGGCTGAAGATGGAGCTCAGCTCCAAGCTGCACTGCCCAGCAGGGACATCTTCTTTTGAGTCAGGCAAGGACACCCTGTGGGTGGGTTTTGCCCTGGATGCCTCCCCCCTCTTCCAGCCAGGCCTAAGTTCCAGGACACACTCAGCGCACTCTGCCCCGAACCTTTCATCTCCAGGTGAAGCCCAAAAGCCTTGGCCCCTTTCCAAGCTTCATCCTTCTGTTTCCTGCTGTCTGTCATCTCTGACCTGGTTTCCCTGCCCTCGGGGGGTTTCCCAGAACCCATTTCCCAGAACCCGGTTCCGGTGTTGCCTCAGGGCCCTTGCACATGCTATTCCCTGTCCTCCCTCCACTCAGGCGCTCAGCATCCTTCTGTCCTCGAGGTTCAGCCCTAGGTCCCCACCTCCAGGGAGCTCTTTCTGACATGGGCTGTCCTGCCATGCGGGCCCAGTCCTGAACCCATGGGTCCCCAGCCTCACCCAGCACAGGGCCCAGCAGGGCTGTTTATGGAAAGAATGTCCTCTGTCCCTCCCCTCAGGGGTCTCCCAGAGTGCCCCActctgctgggagggagtggtggGGAGCAGATGTCTGGGTCCTGACCCAGAACCAAAGAAGTGCAGTCACAGCAGTGACCCAGAGCCCAGGATCTCGGCAGGATGACTGGGCTCAACTGCCCACGGTAtggatagggaaactgaggcatgagaGGAGGCGCACAGGCCTGTCTGGGGCACTCGACATGTCCATATACAGCCACCCAAGCCCATGTCAGTCAGGAGCAGAAGCCAGTCGAGGGGCTGCCTGTTGGGGCAAAAGACCCAGGGCAGGCTTGGAGCCTAGGAGGGAAGAGCTGTGATGGGGTGAGAGAGCACTGCGTCCTCGCCTGGGCCTGGAGACAAGAGTCCTACAGGACCCTTTCCGTGCCCCACCCCCTACCTCAGTTCCTTGAGAAGTGAAGCAGAGAGAGGGCTCCAGGGAGGACAGAATCCTGATTGGGAAGGGGTCTGGCAGGGCTTCACTGAGGATCTTGCCTAATGGTTAGAATTTGCAGCACAAATCATAGGGTGGATGTTCCTGGCTAGGGGAATAGGCAGGCTGAGATCTGGAGGCTAAACAGAGCAAATGGGGTGTCTGGGGGAGAAGGGTTGAGACAGCAGGTGTGGAGCAGGGTGGCGTGTGGTCCCAGCCTCCCCCCGCCACCAGAGGACAGACTGTGTGGGTAGGGGCAGGTTGGGGgcccaggcagagggagaagggctgCAGGGGTTCCCCGGAGTGGCAGGGGTGCCAGTATCATCTGCCTGCTGGCCCCAGTCCTTTGCCAAGGAGACCCTGCGGACATTGTGCCTGGCCTGCAAAGAGGTGGATGAGGAAGTATATGAGGAGTGGCGGCAGCGGCACCAGGAGGCCAGCATCCTGCTGCAGAACCGCGCCCAGGCCCTGCACCAGGTGTATGAGGAGATGGAGCAGAGCCTTGAGGTGGGTggagccgggggcggggcccCACACCCCAGCCCCACTGGGGAGCCCACTCAGTCTGTCCTCACccactccttcctccccaccccagctcctgggAGCCACAGCCATTGAGGACAAGCTCCAGGACGGTGTCCTCGAAACCATCAAGTGTCTCAAGCAGGGGAACATCAAAGTGTGGGTCCTTACAGGGGACAAGCAAGGTGGGTCCTAGGGTGGCGGCCACCAGCGCAGGGAGAAGGGAGGCACGGGGAGGGCTCACCCCATCCCAGAGTCACCATCAGGCCCTCCCTGTTGTCTGAGctcactgtagcccaccactgTGTGTCCCTGAGAAGGGAGAACCGAGGCCCTAGGTGCCTCTCTCAGGTGGGCTGATGCCATGCTGAGTGCCTCCTGGGGATTTGGCCACTTGGCAGCGCTGTTTGGTGGGGCCCAGGTTACCTCCCAGGGCTCAGAGAGCACTGGGCCCCTGCCTGAGGCTGCCCAGCCACCTAGGGGCCAAGTTGGTCCTGTGGCTGTGGAGCCCTGGTTCTCCCACCCTCTGAGGCTTCTGGGGGGCCCTTCACTGAGCACTGGTGCCTACAGGGCTCCATTAGGACTTCTGTGGGCGGGAGGCACATACACTCCAAATATTTAGAATGACATTTAACAGCTCTGCTGGTGTAAAGACCAGTCTccaaggtggattttttttttttttttttggccgcattGCCGgtcatgtgggatcatagttccccaaccagggaaggaacctgggcccactgcattggcagcatggagtcttaaccactggactgccagggaagtcccacaggttggatttctgtattcattttttcctttatttttttcctaagaagtTATGTCACGTTTTtctccaccccccccaccccgcccccagacATTAAATCGTTTTGTGGGGATCCTAGGCATTGAAATGCCTAAGGGTGCCTTGACCTTGGCCCCAGACTCACCTCTCTGCAGCCGCCCAGCCCCAGCCAGGAGTGGAGTCCTAGGTATGCTAAGAGTTGGAAAGTCTCAGGGCTGACTCATTGGCTGCCATGGTCACATGCCCTCCTCTGAACCAATCGCTGTGGCCAGTGGAAGGGGCATGCCGCTGTAATGGGCAAGGTGGGTGGGGTTGGCCTCCCGGCAGGGGGGCCTCCCCCGCAAGGGCTGAACTGGGCTGGTTTGCAGAGACAGCGGTGAACATTGGTTTTGCCTGCGAGCTGCTCTCAGAGAACATGATCAttctggaggagaaggagatcgTGTAAGAAGTGGGGATGGGGTGGATGATCCTGACAGGGGATGGGGGTCAGGGTAGGAACGGGACGCCCGGGACACAGCCATGGCCTTGGGGTCTGCCTGGCCGGGCTCCTTGTGGCTGGCGTGTGGGTGCAAGGAAGCCTGTGTGGCTGATGTGGCTGAGGCCTGGTTGGGCGCCTACCCCTACCCCCGTGCAGGCGGATCCTCGAGGTCTACTGggagaacaacaacaacctgcAAGGTGGCAAAAAGAAAGAGCTTCCCCTGCAGTTCAAGATGGCCTTGGTCATTAACGGGGAGTTCCTGGTCAGTGTTAGGTCAGAGTGGACGGTGGAGCCCTGGTACCcgggggaggggcctgggaggaGCTGCGGGCTGAGGCTGGGGCTGCTACCACTGAAAGGCCCTCAGATGCACCATTGGATCAGCCAAGGTGATGGCCACCCAGAGAGATAGTTCTCAGCTGGGCCAGAGCAAGGGAGGGTGCAGTCAGGTCTGGATGGGAGGAGGGCACAGTCGGGGAGTGGggcggggagagggaggggtgCAGCAGAGTGACCCGCCCCTGTCACCCGTGAGCCAGGACCAGCTACTGCTGTCCTTGCGCAAGGAACCCCGAGCCCTGGTCCAGAATGTGAACGTGGACCCACTGGAGTCCTGGCAGGAGccgggagaggagagggtggactTCCTGCAGGCCAGGCGCCTGTCCCTCATGTGGCGGACACTGGGGATCCAGCTGCGGAGCTCGGGGCTGGCGCCCCAGCAGGAAGACTCCAAGACCCTCCAGAGCTCTGAGGAGCGGCGGGAGCGGGCCTTCATGGAGCTGGCCTCCCGATGCCAGGCGGTCATCTGCTGCCGCGTGACACCCAAGCAGAAGGCCCTGATCGTGGCGCTGGTCAAGAAATACCAGAACGTGGTGACCCTGGCCATCGGGGATGGTGCCAACGACATCAACATGATCAAGAGTGGGTGGAGGGCAGTGGGGCCAGGGGAGGCTGGCAGCAGGTGGGAGCGGTGGGCTGGGGCCCCTGGGCCGACAGGCTTGCATGTGCCTCTGCAGCTGCAGACATCGGCGTAGGGGTGGCGGGTCAGGAGGGCATGCAGGCAGTACAGAACAGTGACTACGTGCTGGCCCAGTTCTGCTTCCTGCGGCGGCTGCTGCTGGTGCACGGACGCTGGTCCTACATGCGCGTCTGCAAGTTCCTGCGCTTCTTCCTGTACAAGACACTGGCCAGCATGATGGTCCAGATCTGGTTCGCCTTCTACAGCGGCTTCACTGCCCAGGTGCGCCGAAGGGAACTCCCTCCCCTCTAAGGGGGGCTGTGTCCTTCCCGTAGCCTCCAGGAAGGCAGCAGGCATGCTCCCACTCGGAGGTCCTCAGAGGGCAGAGCGTGTCTGAAGCCACAGAGCAAAGCAGCCTTCAATCAATATCTGGCTGCATTAACAGAGGTATAGAATCTACATAAAGCAGGGGATGGTTCCATGCCCAGCTCTGTGCTGAGCATTTTCAGGGATGTTTGGCAAATTTGAGCTTTGAAGCAAGGGCAGGACAGGTGCTCCAAACGTACATTCTTCAAGGGGAAAAAACGAGAACCTGAACTTCAGAGAAGGTAAGATTGTAAGGGCTGGGTCCCTGACTTCAAGATTCTTGACAGTATCATGGTGAATACTGGATGTGCTCTCCAGAGTGTCAGAGGAGTCATATGTAGGGCAGTGATGTCCCCTGTGGTCTGAAAATAGACTTTCATGAAACAGAATGGCCTCCCTGTCACCAATACCCAGACAGCTGAGAGAGAGCTTTACAAGAGAATtcttcataaatatatatttttgttttacctTTTATTGCTAGGTATTCTATTCTTTTAGATGCtactataaatggaattgtttccttaattcccTGTTGATATTGCTTATTGCTGCTGTATAGGAAGTGGTACCATGTGGTGGcgcatatggtaaagaatccgcctgtcaatgcgggagacacgggttcgatccctgggtcaggaagatgctctggagaagaaaatggcaacccactccagtattcttgcctggaaaatcccatggactgaggagcctggtgggctacagtccgtggtttCTATACACCACTGGTGTATAGaacacttttgtgtgtgtgtgtgtggatctgTGCCCCGCAACTTTGTTGAGTTTGTT encodes:
- the ATP8B3 gene encoding phospholipid-transporting ATPase IK; translation: MGTGLHQAPGSISAGPEPGHPTPGPWGHEVPVSAGNPDGGRSRERMIRAGMGDPAGRREAQRRRQNEPGPSEKYELRADGPTSMGSLTYQEDLDEEKNSEFTWEVQANNRAYNSQFKEKVFLCWQRKKYKKNVIHTAKYSVFSFLPLNLYEQFHRFSNLYFLLIILLQGIPEISTLPWFTLFAPFVCLLTIRAIRDLVDDIGRHRSDKIVNNRPCQILMGKSFLWRKWKNLHVGDLVCLHKDSIVPADLVLLASTEPSSLCYVETADIDGETNLKFRQAPMITHHELTSIRKIASFQGKVVCEEPNSRMHHFVGCLEWKGKKYPLDSGNILLRGCKVRNTDTCYGLVVYAGFDTKIMKNCGKIHLKRTKIDHLMNRLVVLIFVSMVVISAAMTFGFWHKVKEFKANHHYVSAMHMHSVAMEAFFIFWSFLILLSVLVPMAMFIMVEFIYLGNSVFINWDEHMYYEPQDLPAKARSTSLNDLLGQVEYIFSDKTGTLTQNIMTFKKCCINGVVYGGTPPAPCSPRPGSRGSGPASSIPHQLMPHHYCQGASSHMGFGPTQCWPVPHPPQENPFLWNKFADGKLLFCNTQLLQAVWANQDWRVREFWRVLAICHTVMVQKNDQLEYQAASPDEEALVTAARNFGYVFLARTQDSITLMELGEECVYQVLAMMDFNSVRKRMSVLVRKPEGSIYLYTKGADTVIYERLQKKGETEWATEEALASFAKETLRTLCLACKEVDEEVYEEWRQRHQEASILLQNRAQALHQVYEEMEQSLELLGATAIEDKLQDGVLETIKCLKQGNIKVWVLTGDKQETAVNIGFACELLSENMIILEEKEIVRILEVYWENNNNLQGGKKKELPLQFKMALVINGEFLDQLLLSLRKEPRALVQNVNVDPLESWQEPGEERVDFLQARRLSLMWRTLGIQLRSSGLAPQQEDSKTLQSSEERRERAFMELASRCQAVICCRVTPKQKALIVALVKKYQNVVTLAIGDGANDINMIKTADIGVGVAGQEGMQAVQNSDYVLAQFCFLRRLLLVHGRWSYMRVCKFLRFFLYKTLASMMVQIWFAFYSGFTAQALYEGWFLALFNLVYSTLPVLYIGLFEQDVSAERSLELPELYITGQKEELFNYWVILQAIAHGTATSLVNFFMTLWVSQDSAGPVSLSDYQSFSVVVALSNLLSITMEVILITKYWTVLSVLAIFLSLFFYVIMTSLTQSMWLFKRFPKNFPFLYADLNVLSQPPIMLVILLNVSLNTLPVLAFRVIYQALKKPQRKEEVEKGTSEEVITVEPVPCIHRESRARRSSYAFSHREGYADLITQGTILRRSPGVNSDMLVDHTMPPDEPSGSMKESLWYPRKMSFLGRKRHSHHGKVSSEDMQPPSEVSSSLTMDRRSAPHPQPLNKTWPSGSLQEKLPYSPQNLLPTEIPLSALDSQTTSVESQMLPSSQLSLQSQPAYLPQEKTSLWNIRKLSWKNWSYIWQKEPEPRREGILPVSSSNLSSVMETVPPSAKGSSISEQPMEVEPSPVEREPSPMEWLPEPSGDQAAPDLAE